From Nitrososphaerales archaeon, the proteins below share one genomic window:
- a CDS encoding CBS domain-containing protein encodes MEQYVQLMAKDVSRRPVKLEPEKTLYDARNIMQAFGISRVVIAKGDKPVGIVTEKDIAKILYLDVLGRHLDQIKLEEVMNKNLVTVNEHSGLNICAKAMDENRISSVISVDSAMKLRGIITKTDLVEVYAKYYAGKHLVQDYMTRKIFIVTPEDTTRTVLSIMTVNKLSRILVVKEQKLVGIITSRDLLPVIGLFAPGTFGTVKMPPRSGEDLGIITPAGVSRLLLAEDIMTGDPVTVTKDSDLSLAAQIMVNKRISGLPVVDMHKNVEGIVTKTDIVRAFTVT; translated from the coding sequence ATGGAACAGTATGTTCAACTCATGGCAAAAGATGTAAGCAGGCGACCGGTCAAGCTTGAACCAGAAAAAACTCTTTACGATGCAAGAAATATCATGCAGGCTTTTGGTATTAGCAGAGTTGTTATTGCGAAGGGTGACAAACCCGTAGGGATCGTTACTGAGAAGGACATAGCAAAGATTCTGTACCTTGATGTCTTGGGCAGGCATCTTGACCAGATTAAGCTTGAAGAGGTGATGAACAAGAATCTAGTAACTGTTAATGAACACAGTGGCTTGAATATTTGCGCAAAGGCAATGGATGAAAACAGGATAAGCTCTGTAATATCAGTCGATAGTGCAATGAAGTTAAGGGGAATAATAACCAAGACCGATCTCGTGGAAGTATATGCAAAGTACTATGCTGGGAAGCACTTGGTGCAGGATTATATGACTAGAAAGATCTTTATAGTGACACCGGAAGATACTACTCGTACCGTTCTTTCAATAATGACAGTCAACAAATTATCCCGGATCTTGGTTGTAAAGGAACAGAAACTGGTCGGGATAATAACTAGTAGAGACCTTTTACCAGTGATCGGTTTATTTGCTCCTGGCACTTTTGGAACTGTTAAAATGCCGCCGCGATCTGGTGAGGATCTTGGAATTATCACACCTGCCGGCGTAAGCAGATTACTGCTTGCTGAGGACATAATGACAGGCGATCCGGTAACTGTCACGAAGGATTCTGATCTATCTCTTGCTGCACAAATAATGGTAAACAAGAGAATAAGTGGATTGCCGGTGGTTGATATGCACAAAAACGTAGAGGGCATAGTTACCAAGACTGATATTGTTAGAGCTTTTACAGTCACTTGA
- a CDS encoding DNA starvation/stationary phase protection protein, whose translation MQSKEFLDVVMKTDVEPNIGISAADRAGVVRILSSLLSDEYVLYTKTRNYHWNVVGPQFNDLHKFFQSQYEELDEVMDDVAERIRTVAGKSIATLAEFIEFARLKEHVGEYPDATRMISNLLADHEAIIRNLRIDLETCANKYHDIGTNDFLTGLMEKHEKMAWMLRAFLEGK comes from the coding sequence ATGCAGAGTAAAGAGTTTCTTGACGTGGTCATGAAAACAGATGTCGAACCCAATATTGGAATCTCCGCTGCAGATCGGGCGGGTGTTGTACGAATTCTTAGCAGTTTACTTTCAGACGAATATGTTCTATACACAAAGACAAGGAACTACCACTGGAATGTTGTGGGACCTCAGTTCAATGACCTGCACAAGTTCTTTCAATCGCAGTACGAGGAACTTGACGAGGTGATGGATGATGTTGCTGAGAGAATTCGCACAGTTGCAGGAAAGTCAATCGCCACTCTTGCTGAGTTTATTGAGTTTGCTAGATTGAAAGAACATGTCGGTGAATACCCAGATGCGACCAGGATGATATCTAACCTGCTTGCAGATCATGAGGCGATTATTAGGAATTTAAGAATCGACCTTGAAACATGTGCGAATAAGTACCATGATATAGGAACGAATGATTTTCTTACAGGACTAATGGAAAAACATGAGAAGATGGCATGGATGCTGAGAGCATTCTTGGAAGGAAAGTAA
- a CDS encoding hemerythrin domain-containing protein, with protein sequence MKKATDDLRSDHKIVKRLRNIVKKCSDMIYAEQDVPFEDIKNIIIVMEQFIDKCHHGKEECAYFPATKGCNARMDVEARALIIEHELGRRIAKFVDESFVQYKNNKKREPLARFLKAYVDFLDAHTTREEKFFDLVDEMVSAP encoded by the coding sequence GTGAAAAAAGCTACGGACGATCTTAGGAGTGATCACAAGATCGTTAAAAGGTTGCGCAATATTGTAAAGAAATGTTCTGATATGATCTATGCAGAGCAAGATGTACCTTTTGAGGATATTAAAAACATAATCATAGTAATGGAGCAGTTTATTGACAAATGTCATCACGGCAAGGAGGAATGCGCCTATTTTCCAGCAACGAAAGGGTGTAATGCACGTATGGATGTGGAGGCAAGAGCGTTGATCATAGAACATGAACTGGGTAGGCGAATAGCGAAATTTGTTGATGAAAGTTTTGTGCAGTATAAAAATAATAAGAAAAGGGAGCCACTCGCGCGTTTCTTAAAAGCATATGTTGATTTCTTGGACGCTCATACTACAAGAGAAGAAAAATTTTTCGACTTGGTGGATGAAATGGTTAGTGCTCCTTAG
- a CDS encoding CBS domain-containing protein, which produces MSSNMLEEPVGKFIHKKIVMLESDQTVEKAAKTMRDEQIGSILVSEKGEVTGIVTERDILYKVVAGGKDSSRLKLKDIMSKPLVFIDSSSKVKEAIALMAKNNIRRLVVREDKKVIGVISQRAVVGDLHKMDISIAEIDVPKGVLCPYCGSTFSNKEELSKHIDRMHIGAGLLEGDVRQF; this is translated from the coding sequence ATGTCTAGTAATATGCTTGAAGAGCCTGTGGGAAAATTTATCCACAAGAAGATTGTAATGCTTGAGTCTGATCAAACAGTGGAGAAAGCTGCGAAAACAATGCGTGACGAACAAATAGGCAGCATATTGGTATCAGAGAAAGGTGAAGTAACTGGTATCGTTACTGAAAGGGACATTCTCTATAAAGTGGTTGCTGGCGGGAAGGATTCCAGCAGGTTAAAGCTCAAAGATATAATGAGTAAGCCTTTGGTATTTATAGATTCAAGCTCAAAAGTGAAAGAAGCTATTGCATTGATGGCCAAGAACAACATACGCAGACTGGTGGTCAGGGAAGACAAGAAGGTGATCGGTGTTATCTCCCAGAGAGCTGTTGTTGGAGATTTACACAAGATGGATATTTCAATTGCTGAGATAGATGTACCAAAAGGTGTGTTATGTCCATATTGCGGTTCTACTTTTTCAAATAAGGAAGAACTTTCAAAGCATATAGATAGGATGCATATTGGTGCGGGTCTGTTAGAAGGCGACGTTAGACAGTTTTAG